Part of the Spinacia oleracea cultivar Varoflay chromosome 5, BTI_SOV_V1, whole genome shotgun sequence genome, TTCAGTCAAAGTTTTGTTTGCCAAGATTGCTTCTAATCTCATTTCCTCTTCAAAGTCGTGTGCCTGAGGAGGAGGATTTGAATCGGAAACCATTCCAAGCTTCAATGTCAAATCAGCAAATACATTAGGCTGGGAAGGCATGATCGGAGGTGTTAAAAATGGTGGCAAATCAAATGTAACATCCTCAGATTCcttgatttcctttctttcatttCCTTCTGTTGCCTTTCGTACTGCTTCCTCAAATAGTATTGTGAAGTAGTCTGAACTGAAAAATTCTTTATCTTGACTGAGGATTGAACCAATCTCCTCAGTATTCCTTCCTTCTTGCCGCTCTTCTGTAGAGTTGCCCTTCTCAAAAGTAACTGGAATTTCAGTTCCAGAGCATGTTGACCACATTTTTGCCATATTGAATGGCAGACTTTTTTTGACATCAATAGTAGTGTCAAAGAACTTTCTGGATAACGACAATAAGTCGTTGAACTTGTTCATGACACTACTGAGTTCAGTAGTGGTTTTAGTGAATTCAGCATGGAATTCCTGtttaacaataacaacaataaggactggataaataaaaagaacattcgAATGGAAAAAAGAACAAGAGAGATCCCTAAAAGAACATTCAAGTAGAGCTTAGAAACATTGTTAAAGATCGAAAGAACATGTTAAAGTGATAAATGAACATGTAAATAACATGCTTAAACATATAAAAGAACAttcaaatgtaaagaacatatttttaagaaaaaagaacatgcttaaataacatgaataaacatttaaaagaacatgTAAAAGAACGTAAAGAACTAGTTTttgataaaaagaacataaacacAGAAAGCAAAAAACATGGTAGGAAAAAAGATTATATAAAAGAACATTTGTTGGAGGAAAAAGAACATTACAACAAAAACGTTGAAAAAATAAATGCAATGGTTTTGTTGagtgaatttaatttttacctCAATTGTAGAAGGGACTTTTGCTTTCTCACTGGGGTCTGCCTGTTGCTCTGGCAAATCTTTGTCATCCCCGAGTTGAGTCACTGGTGCACCTTGATGTTCTCTGGGCACATCATTTGTGGACCAGTTAGGCTCTTGGTGTTGATGTTGCTGTTGTGGTTGCTGCAGTGGTTGCTGCGATGGTTGTTCATcatgttgttgctgttgttgttgtgggtGTTGAAGAAgaagtggtggtggttgttcaCTGAGTGCTTTTTGCTGTTTGAGCAGCTCCATCTCCTCCCTGTACAGTTGTAGCTCAGGTGGACCTTGAATTCTGTCCAGAATCAAGCCATGTCCGAAGCCTGTAGCATTGTCATTGCGTACCCTGCTGCTTATCATATCTCTTGTCCAGCAAGAAATTAGGGGGAAGTTCCTTGGAGGGTACTCTTCCATGATCTGCACCCGATCGAAATAACATACCTAATTTAACAATAACAACATAATTTATTGTTAGTTAGgtgaaagaagaagatgaaagtAATATATATAACAAAGGGAAATGCTAgcttaatgattgaaatttacCATTAGAAATGGTAGTGGACCAGCAAACCATCTGCTACGGTCCACATTCCAGTACATAGCTGCCCCAAGAAGGCTGGTGTATGCATACTGGCACCAATTTAGATTCCTCACTTGCTCCAAGTCAACAGTGCTTGCTAGGAATCTGAAGTTTGGCTTTTGAAacagaaaaatataaaagaaaagaacattaattatgattttaaatagaataagaaaatagaacattcaatagaaaataaaggaaCATTAGAGAGAATGAAAAGAACAATGAAAGAAGAGCAAAAGAATATTGaatacaactgaaaagaacacaactaaCATTCATATAAAGGAAAGTACAACAATAGGACagtgaaagagaaagaaagaacatGGAATTCGACaaacaaataaaagaacaataaatattaataaacatttaaaagaacataatacgcaaacaaaagaacattaatgagaaataaaagaacattaatgagaaacaaaggaattttGATGTAAGAAAGAACATGGAATATCATACAGAATAAAAGAACAGTGAGAAATatttaaaagaacataatacgcaaacaaaagaacattaatgagaaataaaagaacattaatgagaaacaaaggaattttGATGTAAGAAAGAACATGGAATATCATACAGAATAAAAGAACagtgaaagagaaagaaagaacatGGAATTCGACaaacaaataaaagaacaataaaaatattaataaacatttaaaagaacataatacgcaaacaaaagaacattaatgagtaataaaagaacattaatgagaaacaaaggaattttGATGTTTACCGATAAATTAGTAGTGGATTTAATGCAGGTGTTAACTGCAACCACTAGGAAAGATCTCTTCCAGTTATCATCAACTGGAGTCTCATCTTTGATCAGTTTTTCAACCATTTCTTTCAATTTTGGGCATCCAGACTTCACTTGCCAGTATGCCCAAAATTCAGCAAAAACCCTCAACACTTCAGGATCTTGTTCATCCGTCCATTCCACGACCGGAGCTCCTCCAATAGGTATACCGTACACCAGGTATACATCCTCTACAGTAATATCAAGGGAAGACTTTGGTAGATGCAAGGACCGGTCGGACGAGTTGAAATTCCTAACCAACTCGTACGGGAATGGATTTTCGTTTTGTGGGATGTCAAGTTGCAGAAGAGATCCAAAGCCTAACTCCACGATGGCTTGTTGTTTTCTTATATCATGTGGTTCATTAGATGCAATTCCCCTCAAGAATCGCATCATCAATTGCGGAGTTTGCCTTAGATTTAGTTTCCTTTCTTCAGGTTTTGGTTTGGCAACAACCAAAGATTTTG contains:
- the LOC130461352 gene encoding uncharacterized protein; this translates as MGKSKKGEEVDAKCSIEDDIPLTTTLLNLRNKKKKEKEITPTIDADLLEDINKEISETEEEEESELSKQRKALQEQQKMVQALQEKLLQQEKQLDLIEQKKKGGEGQKNSSKDPEKQEETEKKEHEVKVHEEVKEPEKEEAEVKVPEELDEPERKEKKTNLKITLRKKKDGEEAGEEPEKAKGKSRKSIPNRKRTRSQLLKEEFPDLIKEVKQELEEAHKKKSLLPAEKISTKKVAPNAKKGNGVTLKKTTALKRGSKVNQIVVREVYEDEEDEEGGEEEGEEVEEESEPLMKKGKKVVEKRATRSKQIVVSDEVMEVVDDEKPKSLVVAKPKPEERKLNLRQTPQLMMRFLRGIASNEPHDIRKQQAIVELGFGSLLQLDIPQNENPFPYELVRNFNSSDRSLHLPKSSLDITVEDVYLVYGIPIGGAPVVEWTDEQDPEVLRVFAEFWAYWQVKSGCPKLKEMVEKLIKDETPVDDNWKRSFLVVAVNTCIKSTTNLSPNFRFLASTVDLEQVRNLNWCQYAYTSLLGAAMYWNVDRSRWFAGPLPFLMVCYFDRVQIMEEYPPRNFPLISCWTRDMISSRVRNDNATGFGHGLILDRIQGPPELQLYREEMELLKQQKALSEQPPPLLLQHPQQQQQQHDEQPSQQPLQQPQQQHQHQEPNWSTNDVPREHQGAPVTQLGDDKDLPEQQADPSEKAKVPSTIEEFHAEFTKTTTELSSVMNKFNDLLSLSRKFFDTTIDVKKSLPFNMAKMWSTCSGTEIPVTFEKGNSTEERQEGRNTEEIGSILSQDKEFFSSDYFTILFEEAVRKATEGNERKEIKESEDVTFDLPPFLTPPIMPSQPNVFADLTLKLGMVSDSNPPPQAHDFEEEMRLEAILANKTLTERDLETISGDNKDEAEKQQPPTEKTEYTFF